The genomic window GTAGCGCCTCCTTTATTTATATAAAGTCTTGTTAATTGACGGATTTTTTAGGTCCTTAGTAATATCTACGACATTTCTTTTGAGGGCTTGAAATCAGGTGCACTAACCATACAGCTATAGCTAAAGGAATGACGATCTTCAATGCTAACCATAAAAGTGTTCCCACAACACTTACGATCATGCTGATAGCGATACTTCCAATAATAAAGAGTCCAATCAATTTCAATACGTTTCCTACCAAGTTGTTATTCATTTTATATTCTCCGTTCTCTGTTTGTTTTCTATATTAAGAGTATAGCAAGGCATAAAAAAACAGACATCGACCTCAAGACCGATTTGTTCTCCATCTTTAGATGGGCATATTAATTGTTTTTATGACTAAAGGCAGTAAAATGAGAAGGAATGGGGTGTGGAATATGTCGAAAACAAGGATAGAGGCATTCACAGATGCAGTAATAGCGATCATCATGACGATTCTGGTATTAGAGCTGTTACCGCCAAAAACGGACAATTGGCAAGCGTTATTTGATATTGGGCACAAAATTTTTATTTATATCATTAGCTTTATCATGCTGGCGATTTACTGGAACAATCATCACCATATGTTCCAATTAGTACATAAAATTAATGGTCGGGTGTTGTGGGCAAACAACTTTTTCATTTTTACTCTGACACTCATACCATTTGCCACAGCTTGGGTAGGAGATTTCTTGGACAGTCTCGTGCCGGAGCTTTTGTATGGAGTGGTCATTTTATTGGCAGATGTAGCTTACTATATTTTGATGAAGGAATTGATTCGTGCAGAAAAAAACAATTCTAAATTGCGCGTTATTCTAGATAAATATTATAAAATGTATCTATCCATCGGACTTAATCTTTTGGGGCTGTTGTTAGGTTGGTTGATCCATCCTTATTTTGTCTTGATTGTTAATATCGGCATTTTAATCATGTGGTTCGTTCCTGAGAAAAGAATCGAACAAGAATATAAAAAGTAGGAGAAACACAGTTGCCATCAGAAATGGTAAATGTTGCTCT from Enterococcus sp. 9E7_DIV0242 includes these protein-coding regions:
- a CDS encoding TMEM175 family protein, with product MSKTRIEAFTDAVIAIIMTILVLELLPPKTDNWQALFDIGHKIFIYIISFIMLAIYWNNHHHMFQLVHKINGRVLWANNFFIFTLTLIPFATAWVGDFLDSLVPELLYGVVILLADVAYYILMKELIRAEKNNSKLRVILDKYYKMYLSIGLNLLGLLLGWLIHPYFVLIVNIGILIMWFVPEKRIEQEYKK